GCTCTCACCACCGTTCCCGGCGCCGGGATACTCCTGGTACCCGATCGAGGGGCTGGACGGCCGGAATCCCTCTTCCGTCACGGATGCCGCAACCGCACTCATCGCGTGGCTCGACGAACACGCGCCGGACGCGCCGACCGGGCTCCTCGGCTTCTCGCAGGGCGGCGCCGTGGCGCTCCAGGCGCTGCGGCTCGAGCCGGAGCGCTTCTCTTTCGCCGTGAACCTCAGCGGCTACGCGACGCCAGGCGCGCTGCCGCGCGATCCGGAGCTCGCGCAGGTGCGCCCGCCGGTCTTCTGGGGCCGGGGCGCGCGCGACGACGTGATCCCGGATTTCCTGGTCGAACACACGACCCAGTGGCTCCCGGAGCACGCGGAGCTGAGCGGCCGGGTCTACCAGGGCCTCACGCACAGTGTCTCGGAGGCCGAGCTGGAGGACGTCCGCGTCTTCCTGCAGAAGCAGCTGGAGACGCTCGAGGCGGACGATGCGCCGGTCGGAGAACCTGAGCAATAACCGGATGCTTCCGGCCGCAACATCCGCTATCGTGGTGTTCTCTGTCCCCGACGTGAGGAACCTCCGGTGAGAATGATCGACGCTTCCGCGCCCGCATCCGCGCGCTGACCGTCGCTCACCGCTTTCTCTGAGCTCTGCCGCCTCGA
This portion of the Microbacterium pygmaeum genome encodes:
- a CDS encoding alpha/beta hydrolase gives rise to the protein MSTPAPLDPAVALWSAELAERTGRPLLVLLHGYGADERDLFGLVPFLPPEFVVTAVRAPLSPPFPAPGYSWYPIEGLDGRNPSSVTDAATALIAWLDEHAPDAPTGLLGFSQGGAVALQALRLEPERFSFAVNLSGYATPGALPRDPELAQVRPPVFWGRGARDDVIPDFLVEHTTQWLPEHAELSGRVYQGLTHSVSEAELEDVRVFLQKQLETLEADDAPVGEPEQ